A genomic segment from bacterium encodes:
- a CDS encoding DNA alkylation repair protein: MAVSETAEKPKLWKDYIDRASLVKFGAEITKVHPKFDSPRFVDGLVKAKFDQLELKARIALIASHLKPHFPSDYKKAVDILVTVAPGLNGFENWILNSYVDQFGMDDLPNSVRAMQELTKHGTAEFTIRPFIVKYPEQMLKVIHRWAEDENEHLRRLAAEGTRPRGVWTIHIEAFRKNPRPVIDLLEKLKADDSLYVRKAVANNLNDISKDHPDIVLTTALAWMKTNDVRTNWILKRACRSLIKKGTPEVFKLFGFTSNPQVEITKLRLTPSKAKIGDGARLSFDLLSCAKRSQKLAIDYRVHYVKADGKLSGKVFKLVEKSLKAGESLSLSSKHSFREMTTRKHYPGKHKIEIIVNGQVFGTLAFTLSQ; the protein is encoded by the coding sequence ATGGCAGTTTCGGAAACCGCAGAGAAACCAAAACTCTGGAAAGACTATATCGACCGCGCCAGCTTAGTCAAGTTTGGCGCGGAGATAACCAAAGTCCATCCGAAATTTGATTCTCCCCGCTTTGTTGACGGATTGGTCAAAGCGAAGTTTGACCAGCTCGAACTGAAAGCCCGCATTGCGCTGATCGCATCGCACCTCAAGCCGCATTTCCCATCTGACTACAAAAAGGCGGTCGATATCCTTGTCACGGTAGCACCGGGATTAAACGGGTTCGAGAACTGGATACTCAATTCGTATGTCGATCAGTTTGGGATGGATGACCTTCCCAACTCTGTTCGGGCGATGCAGGAGTTGACCAAGCACGGGACGGCGGAGTTTACGATCCGCCCTTTCATTGTGAAATATCCGGAGCAGATGCTGAAGGTGATTCATCGGTGGGCGGAAGATGAGAACGAGCATCTTCGCCGCCTGGCCGCCGAAGGGACCCGCCCGCGCGGAGTCTGGACAATTCATATAGAGGCTTTCCGCAAGAATCCCCGACCGGTTATCGATCTGCTGGAGAAGCTCAAGGCCGATGATTCCCTGTATGTCCGCAAGGCGGTGGCGAATAACCTGAATGACATCTCCAAAGATCATCCGGATATCGTGCTCACCACCGCGCTGGCGTGGATGAAGACAAACGACGTTCGCACCAACTGGATACTCAAGCGTGCCTGCCGTTCACTCATCAAGAAAGGGACGCCGGAGGTATTCAAGCTGTTTGGGTTCACTTCGAATCCGCAGGTTGAGATCACAAAACTCAGGCTGACACCCTCGAAAGCGAAGATCGGCGACGGAGCCCGTTTGTCATTTGATTTGCTTTCGTGCGCGAAGAGATCACAGAAGCTGGCGATCGATTACCGAGTGCATTATGTCAAGGCGGATGGGAAACTGAGCGGGAAGGTATTTAAGCTGGTTGAAAAATCGCTCAAGGCCGGCGAATCGCTGTCGTTGTCATCGAAGCATTCGTTCCGCGAGATGACCACACGCAAACATTATCCGGGGAAACATAAGATCGAGATCATCGTCAACGGCCAGGTCTTTGGCACACTCGCATTCACTCTGAGCCAGTAA
- a CDS encoding S8 family serine peptidase: MNYFVFSACVAIFIHVIAPRAHAQAVPDTFYYGTSTPVILRVDSSRVCISFLESTSIYERTAILDNFPGIGAPINTPDTMDGYRVYAVISANGYLQLLNALNAIEQVDIAAPFYRFPDSVAAPIGKRLCVRFNDDITPDSAENIAQSLNVILIGEIPGMHNVYTAYNASVNGSYTVNIANTLHLHPSTVYAHPSIGGRFERTAYRTFDFYATYQPHLKRVIGELNVRSVWDFGGLTRSMTVAVIDDGVASHEDLPVGKIDRGIDFYGGVNFGDIDMDPSPGVSEAHGQGCAGIIAALHTTDSASGQLESSGMISIGPRTRILPIKIFSDDGDAFETGAEAALAIVWAYQNGADVLSNSWSADTPWMDDPTLSDAIHRAVAFGRNGRGCPVFFSSGNGYFSNCQYPSNLPFVFAVGASHHTSDRYWDYSSYGPELDALAPSGNWTNESVWSLDQMGSNGYNPSLMSDCLPQSNNQNYDCHFGGTSAACPIAAGIAALLLAKDSTLSAEAIYYIIRESADTALAWGAIAPPNDRYGYGVVNAFNAILSISHGDLTNDNSIDLSDLSLLIAYMVRTPRPTIFPSIMLADMNCSGTIDISDLNWMIYFVTSAPGTVPGPVSPCFRF; the protein is encoded by the coding sequence ATGAACTACTTCGTATTCTCTGCATGTGTGGCAATTTTCATCCACGTAATTGCCCCACGCGCCCATGCGCAAGCTGTACCCGATACTTTCTACTATGGCACTAGCACGCCGGTTATTCTCAGAGTTGATTCGTCGAGAGTCTGCATTAGTTTTCTGGAGTCCACAAGTATCTATGAACGCACGGCAATCCTCGATAACTTCCCGGGAATTGGAGCTCCAATCAATACTCCAGACACAATGGACGGCTATCGTGTATACGCCGTTATTTCCGCCAATGGGTACCTCCAACTCTTGAATGCGCTGAACGCAATAGAGCAAGTCGATATCGCGGCTCCGTTTTATCGGTTCCCCGATTCTGTCGCAGCACCGATAGGAAAGCGACTTTGTGTTAGATTTAATGATGATATAACACCAGACTCTGCTGAGAACATCGCGCAGTCACTGAATGTGATTCTCATTGGAGAGATTCCAGGCATGCACAATGTCTATACTGCTTACAATGCTTCTGTAAACGGTTCATACACGGTCAATATTGCGAACACACTCCATCTCCATCCGTCTACCGTTTATGCACATCCAAGCATCGGTGGTAGATTTGAACGTACAGCTTACAGGACTTTCGATTTTTATGCCACATATCAGCCCCACCTCAAGCGCGTTATCGGAGAGCTTAATGTGCGGTCGGTATGGGACTTCGGAGGACTTACACGCAGCATGACGGTAGCGGTCATAGACGATGGAGTCGCTTCGCACGAAGACCTTCCTGTAGGAAAAATCGACCGCGGGATTGACTTCTATGGCGGTGTGAATTTCGGAGACATTGACATGGACCCCTCCCCGGGAGTAAGCGAGGCTCACGGGCAAGGTTGCGCCGGGATCATCGCGGCTTTGCACACCACGGATTCTGCCTCAGGTCAATTGGAGTCATCCGGCATGATATCTATTGGACCACGCACACGCATCCTGCCGATCAAGATCTTCTCCGATGATGGTGACGCTTTTGAGACCGGAGCGGAAGCTGCCCTGGCAATAGTCTGGGCATACCAAAATGGCGCGGACGTCCTTTCAAATAGCTGGTCTGCAGATACTCCGTGGATGGACGATCCAACTCTAAGTGACGCAATACACCGGGCCGTTGCGTTTGGGAGAAACGGTCGAGGTTGTCCTGTGTTCTTTTCTAGCGGCAATGGCTACTTCTCGAATTGCCAGTATCCGTCTAACCTGCCGTTTGTATTTGCAGTTGGCGCTTCACACCACACAAGTGACAGATATTGGGACTACAGTAGCTACGGCCCTGAACTTGATGCACTGGCGCCAAGCGGGAATTGGACGAATGAGTCGGTCTGGTCACTGGATCAGATGGGAAGTAACGGATACAACCCGTCCTTGATGTCCGATTGCCTACCTCAAAGCAACAATCAGAACTACGATTGTCACTTTGGTGGTACTTCCGCCGCCTGCCCTATCGCTGCAGGAATTGCCGCACTCCTTCTTGCAAAGGACAGTACGCTATCGGCAGAAGCTATCTACTATATTATACGAGAATCGGCCGACACGGCACTGGCGTGGGGAGCGATTGCTCCGCCAAACGATCGATACGGTTACGGCGTTGTTAACGCCTTTAATGCCATTCTCTCCATCTCACACGGTGATCTCACAAATGACAACAGCATTGATCTCAGTGATCTGTCCTTGTTGATAGCCTATATGGTGCGTACCCCGCGACCGACCATCTTTCCGTCAATCATGTTAGCAGACATGAACTGCAGTGGCACGATCGACATATCTGACCTGAACTGGATGATATACTTTGTTACATCCGCTCCTGGCACCGTGCCCGGACCCGTTTCGCCGTGCTTTAGATTTTGA